GCCGCCGGCTGAGCGGCTACGTGGAGACGGTGCTGCAGAAGACGGGCGACTCGCACGAATCGCTGCTGGCGCGCGTGGGCGAGCTGCTGGACGACTTCGCCGTTCCTCGCGGCGTGATGCCCACCCCCGATGGAGACCAGGCGGCTGCGCTATGAAGAAGATCTTGCTGGTGGAAGACAACGAGATGAACCGCGACATGCTGTCGCGCCGCCTGGAGCGGAAAGGGTACCAGGTGGTGGTGGCGGTCGACGGCCAGGAGGGGGTGGACCAGGCCGCCACGGTGCTGCCGGACCTGGTGCTGATGGACATGAGCCTCCCGGTGCTGGACGGGTGGGAGGCGACGCGGCGGCTGAAGGCGGCGCCGGCCACGGGCCACATCCCGGTCATCGCCCTCACCGCCCACGCCATGGCCGGCGACCGGGCGCACGCCATGGACGCCGGGTGCGACGACTACGACACCAAGCCGATCGACCTGCCGCGCCTGCTCACCAAGATCGAGGCGCTCCTCGCTCGCGGCGGGACCGCGCCAGCCGCCGAAGCCGCGCCATGAACGAGACGAACGACGCGGGCGGATCCGCCCTATCCTCCGCGCAGCTCCACGACCTGCGCACGCCCCTCGGCCAGATCATCGGCTACGCCGAGCTCCTCGCCGAGCGCGCGGAAGAAACCGGCGACGAGCGATTCACGCCCGACCTCCAGAAGATCAGCGCCGCCGGCTACCGGATGCTCGCGCTCATCGAAGACATCTTCACCGCTGCCCGCGCCGATTCCCCCGCCCCCTTCACCTGGGACGACGTCGACACCCTCCGCGCCCTGGCCGCCTCCAGCCGCCCGGAAGACGCCGAGCGCCTCGCCTCCATCTCCGCCCGCATCGCCGCCCTGCTGCCACCGCGCGGGTAGCGGCGCTTCCCCCGCGCCCCCCTGCCTCCTACCTTCCGGGCATGACCACACCCGTGCGCACCCGAGCCGACGTCCTCGAACGTCTCGCCGCGGCGAAGGACGAGATCCGCGGCCTTGGCGTCGGACGCCTGGCCTTGTTCGGCTCCTTTGCCCGCTCCGAACCCCGCGCGGAGAGCGACGTGGACCTGCTCGTCGAGTTCGCCCCTGCTCAAAAGAGCTTCGACGCGTTCATGCGCCTCTACGACCTCCTGGAAGATCGCCTCGGGCGCCGCGTGGAGCTCGTAACCACCGAGTCGCTCAGCCCCTACATCGGTCCCCGCATCCTGGCGGAGGCAGAAGATGTAGTTCGAGCTGCGTGACTATCTTCGGCACATGCTCACCGAAGCTGAGTACATGGTCGACACTAGCCAAGGTCTCAGCCCCGAGACGTTCCTCGCGGACGCGACGCTCCAAAGAGCTTTCGTCCGCAGCCTTGAGATCATCGCGAGGCTACCAAGAAGGAGTGGATTACCAACTCGTTTGGGAGGTGATCCAAACGAAAGTACCTGAGGTGCACAGCATTCTTCAGCAGATTTGAGCACCTGGTCTGTGGAGCAGGATTCTTCCGAAGGGGCGAGGAGGACGGTATCTTCGGAGGCTGACGACGGGTCCTTCGTATTCTACTCTCACCCCGGTACGCACCCTCGGTGGAAGTGCTGGAATGACTGAACCCCGCAACCACTCGGCTACTGTGCGAGCATGATAATCCAATTTTCAGTATTCAACTTCAAATCAATCCGGGCCACGACGCTCCAGCTACGTCCGGGTGTCACGATTCTAATCGGTCCCAACGGTTCGGGGAAAACGAATGTCTTAAACGCGCTTAAATTTGTAAGGGATGTCGTCGTTCGAGGTGCAGCGTTAGCTGTGGCCCGCGCGGGGGGGCCCGTCCGGGCCTACCGACGTCGCAGCAAGGGTATGTCGTTCGACATCGTTGTGCCGTACGGATCGCGCACATACAAACGGAACCCCACAGTCTACTTCTTGCGATGGGCATTCTCAGTCGCACAGCATGGATCGGATGGAGTCACTACTATAGCCGATGAAACAGTTGAGCTCTTCACACTGTTGAACGGAAAGTCGCATACTGTTTTTCAAGCGGGAATCTCGAGGCTTGAAAGCAGGTCTCCGAAGGTCACCTACTATCTAGCTCCACAGGAGGAGATCGGCCGCGATTTATTTTCTGAACTCGGCAGACTAGCACCCGGAAATAAGGTTGAGGCGTACGCACACATCTCGGACAAGGTCCAACAACTGCTCCGTGACCTGCGTCGCTCAAGCGATGTCACTTTGCTTAGGCCATTGAGCTCCCTTGATCTTACTATGCAGCAACTGCTGCGAGCCATTGAGAATCTGAGTGAATATGACATCCATCCGAATACAGCCCGTGAGGCCACTGACCAACTCCCGACAGCTGAAATGCTTCCGAATGGCAAGAACTTGACTGAGGTGATTCACGCGTTAGAAAAAAAGAATTTCATCCGCATTAGGCCCACCCGGAGCAGCGAGTATGAATCCGGGTACCCGCCGTCATTAAGGAATACTGGATGGCAAACTTCGATGACATACCCGTACGGCGCCTATCGAACACAGAAGGAGCGGGAGAGTACGCTAGACAACATCAATAGCGAGCTTTCGGCCGCGGTACAGTTAATCGATAGAGTTACGGTCGACGTCGATCGCAGTAACGGTAAGCGGATTACGATGTTTGAATCAGGTAAAGATAGATTTTACCCAGAGGAAGTGTCTGACGGGACGATGAAGTGGCTGGGCATCCTCGTCAGCTTGTTCGTCCCGTTCTCGTCAATCTACCTTCTTGAGGAACCAGAAAACTTCTTGCACCCGTGGATGCAACAGCGGTTGATTCAGCTGATGCGGGGTAAAGATCGCCCAAGACAGAGGTACTTCGTTCTCACTACACATTCTGCAACGATGCTCAATGCTGCGCAGCCAGAAGAGGTAGTCCTCGTGTCCCCATCCGCATCCGGAACTGTTGTTGAGCATGTATCTGCGATGGCCGAGGTAGTCGGCATACTGAATCGAAGTGACTTCGGGCTCGGGGATCTATGGGTTAGTGGTGCGTTGGGGGGCGTGCCGGCAGGGGAGGCAGTGTGATCGGAATCATCGTTGATGGGCCGGGTGATTTTGCGACCCTGCGTTCCCGCCTGGCATCGGGTTTTCACATAATCAAGACAGACGGTCCCCGGGGGCACACCGTTACTATCGAGCGGATCGCCGCGACATCCGGTAAGCAAATTCGGATGCTTAGAGACGCGGGGTGCCATGCGGTCGTTCTGTTATTGGACTTCGAGGCTAGGCCGGAACCATACGACCAGTTTTTAACCGGGCTTTCGGACGAGATTTCAACCCGTGGGTACCCGGTCCCAGTCCACGTATGCGCGCTAAATCGAATGATCGAGAACTGGTTCCTTGCCGATATCGCGCACCTCTCGAGCCGGAAGAATTTTCTGCGAAAGGGGATTCGGCAGAAGAACTTTGAGGGGCGTGATGGTAAGAAAGATCTTAGGAGCATGTTCGCTAGAGGGTTTACATACAGTGAGGTAAACCACGGGCCCCAAATGTTCCGCGAGCTACGACTTAACGTTGCGCGACACAACAGCACATCCTTCGCTCACTTCCTTAGTGAACTTGGCATGTAACGTCCAGATGGTGCTCGACGCGGGAGGAGCAGCGGATCTTACGGTTAATATCGTCGGGGCACGCGAACTCGGCGGCGGCTACGAATGCGGAGCAGAGCGGAGTTGCGCGAGGGCTGGGGAACTGAAAGTGCTCCAACACGCTGTGCCGTGCGAACAACCCGTCCGGTACTTCACTGGGAAAGTAGACACCGCACGCGCTCTCAGTGCATAGTTGTGTCCCGATAGGAACGCGTTGCATAGTATAGTGGTGCATTCCGGAGGTCCCGGAGCGCACCTCCACCTTTTTCAGGAGCAGGATAATGCGCGCATTCCGTGCAGCCGCAGCCGTTCTCGCCACGCTGGCCTTAACCGCTTGCGGTAGTGACACCAGCCCGACGACCGCCATTCAACCGAACCGGCCGAGTCTCGACGGGAGCGGGATGGTAGGGTCAGGGAACATTGACTCGGATACCGTGGCGGGGAACGGCTCCACGACGGCGGCGGGAGACACCACGACCTTGACCGAGCGCGGGTCTGGGATGGTCGGCTCGGGCAACTAGCTTACTTGCCGCGGACGAGGGTACGCACGGGGCTCTCGGGAGCATCGTCCCGGCGCGCCCTCACCGCCGCGCTGATCGTGGCGGCGAAGTCTTCATCGCGCTCGCGCCGGAGCACGTTGATCCGCGGCTCTTCAATGGCGACCGCAGGAAAAAGTTCCCGCAGCCGTTCGTTGTCAGGGAAACCGCGGTCGGTGGCGCTCAGAATCTGCTCGGCCATGTGGATCGAGCGGTGTTCGCCGCGTCGCTCCGCGATCGTGAGGCACATCGTCGCGGACTGGCGGGCGCGCTCCAGTTGCAGGGCCGCCACTGAGGCGAGCGCCAGCTGGGCGAACGCCGCGGCGTGACCCTCGTCCGTCTCCTGCTTCCGCATGTATGCAAACGCTTCGAGCCACGCCAGTTCATAGATGGCTTCAGCCCCGATCTCGGCGGCGGCGCGCGCAATGTTCGCCAGCAGCACGGCCCGGAAACGAGGATCCTGCACGCGAGGCTCGATCTCCTGGAACATCTGCAAAGCGAGGCGAGGCTGCCCGTGCAGATGCATCCATATCCACGCGAGGTCGTTCGTCATTCGCACGAGCTGGCTGTGGCCTGGACCGTACGCGGTGATCGCCTCGCGTGCGTAGCCCATCCCTTCCTCCAGCTTCCCCTGCTCGAAGTACATCACCGCGAGGTCGTAGAGCGCATCCCCCTCGATGCGCCTGACGCCATGCTGCCGCGCCGACTCCAGTGTCAGGCGGTGGAAGCGGACGGATTCAGGGAAGTTGCCGCGCTCGCGCTTCAGATTGCCGATCCCGGACAGGGCGAGCGCGTGGTTCTCCCAATTCTCCGCGACGGCGGCCTTGTCGACGGTGTGCAGCAGCCACGCTTCCGCCTCGTCGTACATCGCGATACGTCGCAGGAGCCGGCCGATGTGGTAGGCCATCTGCACGTTGTCCGGCGTAGCGGTCAGCGCAGCCTGGTAAAAGACCACGGCCGTTCGGTGCGCCCGCTCCGCTTCCGCCCATTCCGCCACTAGGAGCAGCCCGAGCCCGATTGCCTCGCGAGTCTCGGCATCAGGGTCTTCCCGCAGCAACTCAAAGGTCCGGCCCACCGGCCCCACCAGCTCGGCCGGCAATTCGCGGAGCGCATGCGCGGGGACCCTCCGGCGCTTCCCGGGAATGCTGTCTAGGAACCAAGCTCGTGCCTCGCGCGCGAGTTCCTCGAGGATTGACGCGACTGCGCCCGGAAGTTCCTCCGAGAGAGCCGTGCTTGCGCGTAGCGCGGCGGCATCTTCCGAGAAATTGAACGGGAGCGGAGGTGGCACGGGTAACCGCCGGCTCGTCGGCATGTACTAGTGGTCTTAATGGACACATTCATCAACACACAACGGCGCGAACAGCACTCTACCGGACGCGCCCGAGTGGCGCAAGGCTCGTCTGATACTGTTCGCACCCACGTACTCCAGGGGCGGGCGCTTCAGCTCAGCCGTCGTGCCGGTCAGCCCGCGTGAGCCCTGCGGCTTCCAGCGCCGCATCCATTCGATCATAGCGCTGGAGCTCGGCCACGAGACCGGAGGTGACGCGGAAACGGGTGGCGACTTCGACGCTGCTTTCCGCCCCGCCTGTCTGCGCGCCGCGCCAGACGCCGCGCTGGGCGACCACGACGGCGTCGCCGCGGGCGTAGGTAGCGAGGGGTTC
The nucleotide sequence above comes from Longimicrobium sp.. Encoded proteins:
- a CDS encoding response regulator; translation: MKKILLVEDNEMNRDMLSRRLERKGYQVVVAVDGQEGVDQAATVLPDLVLMDMSLPVLDGWEATRRLKAAPATGHIPVIALTAHAMAGDRAHAMDAGCDDYDTKPIDLPRLLTKIEALLARGGTAPAAEAAP
- a CDS encoding histidine kinase dimerization/phospho-acceptor domain-containing protein; this translates as MNETNDAGGSALSSAQLHDLRTPLGQIIGYAELLAERAEETGDERFTPDLQKISAAGYRMLALIEDIFTAARADSPAPFTWDDVDTLRALAASSRPEDAERLASISARIAALLPPRG
- a CDS encoding nucleotidyltransferase family protein; translated protein: MTTPVRTRADVLERLAAAKDEIRGLGVGRLALFGSFARSEPRAESDVDLLVEFAPAQKSFDAFMRLYDLLEDRLGRRVELVTTESLSPYIGPRILAEAEDVVRAA
- a CDS encoding ATP-binding protein, with translation MSFDIVVPYGSRTYKRNPTVYFLRWAFSVAQHGSDGVTTIADETVELFTLLNGKSHTVFQAGISRLESRSPKVTYYLAPQEEIGRDLFSELGRLAPGNKVEAYAHISDKVQQLLRDLRRSSDVTLLRPLSSLDLTMQQLLRAIENLSEYDIHPNTAREATDQLPTAEMLPNGKNLTEVIHALEKKNFIRIRPTRSSEYESGYPPSLRNTGWQTSMTYPYGAYRTQKERESTLDNINSELSAAVQLIDRVTVDVDRSNGKRITMFESGKDRFYPEEVSDGTMKWLGILVSLFVPFSSIYLLEEPENFLHPWMQQRLIQLMRGKDRPRQRYFVLTTHSATMLNAAQPEEVVLVSPSASGTVVEHVSAMAEVVGILNRSDFGLGDLWVSGALGGVPAGEAV
- a CDS encoding tetratricopeptide repeat protein — protein: MPAELVGPVGRTFELLREDPDAETREAIGLGLLLVAEWAEAERAHRTAVVFYQAALTATPDNVQMAYHIGRLLRRIAMYDEAEAWLLHTVDKAAVAENWENHALALSGIGNLKRERGNFPESVRFHRLTLESARQHGVRRIEGDALYDLAVMYFEQGKLEEGMGYAREAITAYGPGHSQLVRMTNDLAWIWMHLHGQPRLALQMFQEIEPRVQDPRFRAVLLANIARAAAEIGAEAIYELAWLEAFAYMRKQETDEGHAAAFAQLALASVAALQLERARQSATMCLTIAERRGEHRSIHMAEQILSATDRGFPDNERLRELFPAVAIEEPRINVLRRERDEDFAATISAAVRARRDDAPESPVRTLVRGK
- a CDS encoding nuclear transport factor 2 family protein; this encodes MPEAAETVHAWLAALNAADAGALLALSAPDIALIGPRGTATGHDALRTWLQHADATFEPLATYARGDAVVVAQRGVWRGAQTGGAESSVEVATRFRVTSGLVAELQRYDRMDAALEAAGLTRADRHDG